A genomic region of Saccopteryx bilineata isolate mSacBil1 chromosome 1, mSacBil1_pri_phased_curated, whole genome shotgun sequence contains the following coding sequences:
- the ZDHHC24 gene encoding probable palmitoyltransferase ZDHHC24 isoform X2 — protein MGQPWAVGSKEGVPARLPLLLTALWAAAVGLELAYVLVLGPGPPPLGPLARALQLALAAFQLLNLLGNVGLFLRSDPSIRGVMLAGRGLGQGWAYCYQCQSQVPPRSGHCSACRICILRRDHHCRLLGRCVGFHNYRPFLCLLLHAAGVLLHVSVLLGPAVAALLQAHTPLHSAALLLLPWLMLLTGRVSLAQFALAFVTDTCVAGALLCGAGLLFHGTLLLRGQTTWEWARGQHTYDLGLCHNLQAALGPRWILVWLWPFLTSPLPGDGITFQTTAGVGHMTS, from the exons ATGGGGCAGCCCTGGGCTGTGGGGAGCAAGGAGGGGGTGCCCGCGCGGCTGCCCCTCCTGCTCACCGCGCTTTGGGCCGCGGCGGTGGGTCTGGAGCTGGCCTACGTGCTGGTGCTGGGTCCCGGGCCGCCCCCGCTAGGACCCCTGGCCCGGGCCTTACAGCTGGCGCTGGCCGCCTTCCAGCTACTTAACCTGCTGGGCAACGTGGGGCTTTTCCTGCGCTCAGATCCCAGCATCCGGGGCGTGATGCTGGCCGGCCGCGGTCTGGGCCAGGGCTGGGC TTACTGCTACCAGTGCCAGAGCCAGGTGCCACCACGCAGCGGGCACTGCTCTGCCTGCCGCATCTGCATCCTGCGTCGGGACCACCACTGCCGCCTGTTGGGCCGCTGCGTGGGCTTTCACAACTACCGTCCCTTCCTGTGCCTGCTGCTCCACGCTGCAGGCGTCCTGCTCCATGTCTCTGTGCTGCTGGGCCCTGCCGTGGCCGCTCTCCTGCAAGCCCACACTCCCCTCCACTCCGCAGCTCTCCTCCTGCTGCCCTGGCTCATGCTGCTTACAG GCAGAGTGTCTCTGGCCCAGTTCGCGCTGGCCTTCGTGACCGACACGTGCGTGGCGGGCGCGCTGTTGTGCGGGGCTGGGCTGCTCTTCCATGGGACGCTGCTGCTCCGAGGTCAGACCACATGGGAGTGGGCGCGGGGCCAGCATACTTAtgaccttggcctctgccacaacCTGCAGGCAGCCCTGGGGCCCCGCTGGATCCTCGTCTGGCTCTGGCCCTTCCTGACCTCGCCTCTGCCCGGGGACGGGATCACCTTCCAGACCACAGCTGGTGTGGGACATATGACCTCCTGA
- the ZDHHC24 gene encoding probable palmitoyltransferase ZDHHC24 isoform X3, giving the protein MGQPWAVGSKEGVPARLPLLLTALWAAAVGLELAYVLVLGPGPPPLGPLARALQLALAAFQLLNLLGNVGLFLRSDPSIRGVMLAGRGLGQGWAYCYQCQSQVPPRSGHCSACRICILRRDHHCRLLGRCVGFHNYRPFLCLLLHAAGVLLHVSVLLGPAVAALLQAHTPLHSAALLLLPWLMLLTGRVSLAQFALAFVTDTCVAGALLCGAGLLFHGTLLLRVRRGEAETDSRICPD; this is encoded by the exons ATGGGGCAGCCCTGGGCTGTGGGGAGCAAGGAGGGGGTGCCCGCGCGGCTGCCCCTCCTGCTCACCGCGCTTTGGGCCGCGGCGGTGGGTCTGGAGCTGGCCTACGTGCTGGTGCTGGGTCCCGGGCCGCCCCCGCTAGGACCCCTGGCCCGGGCCTTACAGCTGGCGCTGGCCGCCTTCCAGCTACTTAACCTGCTGGGCAACGTGGGGCTTTTCCTGCGCTCAGATCCCAGCATCCGGGGCGTGATGCTGGCCGGCCGCGGTCTGGGCCAGGGCTGGGC TTACTGCTACCAGTGCCAGAGCCAGGTGCCACCACGCAGCGGGCACTGCTCTGCCTGCCGCATCTGCATCCTGCGTCGGGACCACCACTGCCGCCTGTTGGGCCGCTGCGTGGGCTTTCACAACTACCGTCCCTTCCTGTGCCTGCTGCTCCACGCTGCAGGCGTCCTGCTCCATGTCTCTGTGCTGCTGGGCCCTGCCGTGGCCGCTCTCCTGCAAGCCCACACTCCCCTCCACTCCGCAGCTCTCCTCCTGCTGCCCTGGCTCATGCTGCTTACAG GCAGAGTGTCTCTGGCCCAGTTCGCGCTGGCCTTCGTGACCGACACGTGCGTGGCGGGCGCGCTGTTGTGCGGGGCTGGGCTGCTCTTCCATGGGACGCTGCTGCTCCGAG
- the ACTN3 gene encoding alpha-actinin-3: protein MMMVMQPEGLGAGEGPFAGGGGEYMEQEEDWDRDLLLDPAWEKQQRKTFTAWCNSHLRKAGTQIENIEEDFRNGLKLMLLLEVISGERLPRPDKGKMRFHKIANVNKALDFIASKGVKLVSIGAEEIVDGNLKMTLGMIWTIILRFAIQDISVEETSAKEGLLLWCQRKTAPYRNVNVQNFHTSWKDGLALCALIHRHRPDLIDYAKLRKDDPIGNLNTAFEVAEKYLDIPKMLDAEDIVNTPKPDEKAIMTYVSCFYHAFAGAEQAETAANRICKVLAVNQENEKLMEEYEKLASELLEWIRRTVPWLENRVGEHSMSAMQRKLEDFRDYRRLHKPPRVQEKCQLEINFNTLQTKLRLSHRPAFMPSEGKLVSDIANAWRGLEQVEKGYEDWLLSEIRRLQRLQHLAEKFQQKASLHEAWTRGKEEMLNLRDYESASLQEVRALMRRHEAFESDLAAHQDRVEHIAALAQELNELDYHEAASVNSRCQAICDQWDNLGTLTQKRRDALERMEKLLETIDQLHLEFARRAAPFNNWLDGAVEDLQDVWLVHSVEETQSLLTAHEQFKATLPEADRERGAILGIQGEIQKICQTYGLRPSSTNPYITLSTQDINTKWDTVRKLVPSRDQMLQEELARQQVNERLRRQFAAQANAIGPWIQGKMEEVGRLAAGMAGSLEEQMAGLRQQEQNIINYKNNIDRLEGDHQLLQESLVFDNKHTIYGMEHIRVGWEQLLTSIARTINEVENQVLTRDAKGLSQEQLNEFRASFNHFDRKRNGMMEPDDFRACLISMGYDLGEVEFARIMTMVDPNAAGVVTFQAFIDFMTRETAETDTAEQVVASFKILAGDKNYITAEELRRELPAEQAEYCIRRMAPYKGSGAPAGALDYMAFSSALYGESDL from the exons ATGATGATGGTTATGCAGCCCGAGGGTTTGGGGGCCGGGGAGGGGCCCTTtgcgggcggcggcggcgagtACATGGAACAAGAGGAGGACTGGGACCGCGACCTGCTGCTGGACCCGGCCTGGGAGAAGCAGCAGCGGAAA ACCTTCACTGCCTGGTGCAACTCGCACCTGCGCAAGGCTGGCACCCAGATTGAGAACATCGAGGAGGATTTCCGCAATGGCCTCAAACTCATGTTGCTCCTGGAGGTCATTTCAG GTGAGAGGCTGCCCAGGCCAGACAAAGGCAAGATGCGCTTCCACAAAATTGCCAATGTCAACAAGGCCTTGGACTTCATTGCCAGCAAGGGAGTTAAGCTGGTGTCCATTGGGGCTGAAG AGATCGTGGATGGAAACCTGAAGATGACTCTGGGCATGATCTGGACCATCATCCTGCGCTTTGCCATCCAGGACATCTCTGTGGAGG AAACCTCGGCCAAGGAAGGCTTACTCTTGTGGTGCCAGCGGAAGACAGCTCCATACCGCAATGTCAACGTGCAGAACTTCCACACCAG cTGGAAGGATGGCCTGGCCCTCTGTGCTCTCATCCACCGACACCGTCCCGACCTCATTGACTATGCCAAACTGCGTAAG GATGACCCCATTGGCAACCTGAACACTGCCTTCGAGGTGGCAGAGAAATACCTGGACATCCCTAAAATGTTGGATGCAGAAG ACATCGTGAACACCCCGAAGCCTGATGAGAAGGCCATCATGACCTACGTTTCTTGCTTCTACCATGCCTTTGCTGGCGCTGAGCAG GCAGAGACAGCTGCCAACAGGATCTGCAAGGTGCTAGCTGTGAATCAGGAGAACGAGAAGCTGATGGAGGAGTATGAGAAGCTTGCCAGTGAG CTGCTGGAGTGGATTCGCCGCACCGTCCCGTGGCTGGAGAACCGTGTGGGCGAGCACAGCATGAGCGCCATGCAGCGTAAGCTGGAGGACTTTCGGGACTACCGGCGCCTGCACAAGCCGCCCCGTGTGCAGGAGAAGTGCCAGCTGGAGATCAACTTCAACACACTGCAGACCAAGCTGAGGCTGAGCCACCGACCCGCCTTCATGCCCTCCGAGGGCAAGCTGGTCTCG GACATTGCCAACGCATGGCGGGGGCTGGAACAAGTGGAGAAGGGCTATGAGGACTGGCTGCTCTCGGAGATTCGGCGCCTGCAGCGGCTCCAGCACCTGGCTGAGAAGTTCCAGCAGAAGGCCTCCCTTCACGAAGCCTGGACCCGGG GGAAGGAGGAGATGCTGAACCTGCGCGACTATGAGTCGGCGTCGCTACAGGAAGTACGGGCGTTAATGCGGCGCCACGAGGCCTTTGAGAGCGACTTGGCGGCACACCAGGACCGTGTGGAACACATCGCGGCGCTGGCCCAGGAGCTCAA TGAGCTGGACTATCATGAGGCTGCCTCAGTGAACAGCCGCTGCCAGGCTATCTGCGACCAGTGGGACAACCTGGGCACACTGACCCAGAAGAGGCGGGACGCGCTTGAG AGGATGGAGAAGCTTCTAGAGACCATCGACCAGCTGCATCTGGAGTTTGCACGACGGGCAGCACCCTTCAACAACTGGCTGGATGGCGCTGTGGAGGACCTGCAGGATGTGTGGCTGGTGCACTCGGTGGAGGAGACCCAG AGCCTGCTGACAGCACACGAGCAGTTCAAGGCAACATTGCCTGAGGCTGACCGAGAGCGGGGTGCCATCCTGGGCATCCAGGGTGAGATCCAGAAGATCTGCCAGACGTATGGGCTGCGGCCCAGCTCCACCAATCCGTACATCACCCTCAGCACACAGGACATCAACACCAAGTGGGACACG GTCCGAAAGCTGGTGCCCAGCCGTGACCAGAtgctgcaggaggagctggcaCGGCAGCAGGTGAATGAGAGGCTTCGGCGACAGTTTGCAGCCCAGGCCAATGCCATTGGGCCCTGGATCCAGGGGAAGATGGAG GAGGTGGGGCGTCTGGCAGCAGGGATGGCCGGCTCTCTGGAGGAGCAGATGGCCGGCCTACGGCAGCAGGAGCAGAACATCATCAACTACAAGAACAACATTGACCGGCTGGAGGGTGACCACCAGCTGCTGCAGGAGAGCCTGGTGTTTGACAATAAGCACACCATTTATGGCATGGAG CACATCCGCGTGGGCTGGGAGCAGCTGCTCACCTCTATCGCCCGCACCATCAACGAAGTGGAAAACCAGGTACTGACCAGAGATGCCAAGGGCCTGAGCCAGGAGCAGCTCAACGAGTTCCGGGCATCCTTCAACCACTTTGACCGG AAGCGGAATGGAATGATGGAGCCTGATGACTTCCGGGCTTGCCTTATCTCAATGGGCTACGATCTG GGGGAAGTGGAGTTTGCTCGCATCATGACCATGGTAGACCCCAATGCAGCCGGGGTCGTGACCTTCCAGGCATTCATTGACTTCATGACCCGAGAGACAGCTGAGACTGATACAGCTGAGCAGGTTGTGGCCTCTTTCAAGATCCTGGCGGGAGACAAG AACTACATCACCGCTGAGGAACTGCGGCGGGAGCTCCCCGCTGAGCAGGCTGAATACTGCATCCGCCGAATGGCACCTTACAAGGGGTCTGGGGCTCCAGCTGGAGCCCTGGACTACATGGCCTTCTCCAGCGCCCTCTACGGGGAGAGCGACCTCTGA
- the CTSF gene encoding cathepsin F translates to MVSWLRLLSLLGLLLGATSAPPHRAADAQDREPASAELLRPARFALEMYNRGRAAGARAVLGAVSGRVRRAGRGSLYSLKATLDEPPCNDPTVCQLTVSKKTLLCSFEVLSELGKHMLLRRDCGSVHTKTTDDKNGTFSSFLPLLNQDPLPQDFFEKMASIFKQFVTTYNRTYETEEETQWRFSVFINNMVRAQKIQALDRGTAQYGVTKFSDLTEEEFRTIYLNPLLKEELGKKMRLDESVGGPAPPEWDWRDKGAVTKVKNQGMCGSCWAFSVTGNVEGQWFLKQGDLLSLSEQELVDCDKVDKACMGGLPSNAYSAIMTLGGLETEDDYSYHGHLETCSFSSEKVKVYINDSVELSQNEQQMAAWLAEKGPVSVAINAFGMQFYRRGISHPLRPLCSRWFIDHAVLLVGYGNRSDVPFWAIKNSWGTDWGEEGYYYLYRGSGACGVNVMASSAVVN, encoded by the exons ATGGTGTCCTGGCTGCGCCTGCTGTCGTTGCTTGGGCTGCTCCTGGGCGCTACCTCCGCCCCGCCCCACAGAGCCGCGGACGCTCAGGACAGGGAGCCCGCGTCCGCGGAGCTGCTGCGGCCAGCTCGCTTCGCCCTGGAGATGTACAACCGTGGTCGGGCTGCTGGGGCGCGGGCCGTGCTGGGGGCTGTGAGCGGTCGCGTTCGCCGG GCAGGCCGGGGGTCATTGTACTCCCTGAAGGCGACGCTGGATGAGCCCCCGTGCAACGACCCCACGGTGTGCCAGCTCACTGTGTCCAAGAAAACCCTG cTCTGCAGCTTCGAAGTCCTCAGCGAGCTAGGAAAACACATGTTGCTGAGGCGGGACTGTGGCTCGGTGCATACCAAGACTACAG ATGACAAAAATGGGACTTTCAGTTCATTCCTTCCACTGTTGAACCaggaccccctcccccag GACTTTTTTGAGAAGATGGCTTCGATCTTCAAGCAATTTGTCACCACCTATAACCGGACATATGAGACAGAGGAGG AAACCCAGTGGCGCTTTTCCGTCTTTATCAATAACATGGTACGAGCTCAGAAGATCCAGGCCCTGGATCGTGGCACAGCTCAGTATGGAGTCACTAAGTTCAGTGACCTCACAG AGGAGGAGTTCCGCACCATCTACCTGAATCCCCTCCTAAAAGAGGAGCTTGGCAAGAAGATGCGCCTAGACGAGTCCGTTGGTGGCCCTGCTCCACCTGAGTGGGACTGGAGAGATAAGGGGGCTGTCACCAAAGTCAAGAACCAG GGGATGTGTGGCTCCTGCTGGGCCTTCTCAGTTACAGGCAACGTGGAAGGCCAGTGGTTCCTGAAACAGGGGGACCTGCTCTCCCTCTCTGAGCAGG AGCTCGTGGACTGTGACAAAGTGGACAAGGCCTGCATGGGCGGCTTGCCCTCCAACGCCTATTCAGCCATAATGACTCTGG GAGGGCTGGAGACAGAGGATGACTACAGCTACCATGGCCACTTGGAGACCTGCAGCTTCTCCTCCGAGAAGGTTAAGGTTTACATCAATGACTCAGTGGAGCTGAGCCAAAATGAACAAC AGATGGCGGCCTGGCTGGCTGAGAAGGGCCCGGTCTCTGTTGCCATTAACGCTTTTGGCATGCAG ttcTACCGTCGTGGGATCTCCCACCCACTGCGGCCTCTCTGCAGCCGTTGGTTCATTGACCATGCCGTACTGCTTGTGGGCTACGGCAACC GCTCTGATGTTCCCTTCTGGGCCATCAAGAACAGCTGGGGCACTGACTGGGGTGAAGAG ggTTACTACTACTTGTATCGCGGGTCCGGGGCCTGCGGTGTGAACGTCATGGCTAGCTCAGCCGTGGTGAACTGA
- the CCDC87 gene encoding LOW QUALITY PROTEIN: coiled-coil domain-containing protein 87 (The sequence of the model RefSeq protein was modified relative to this genomic sequence to represent the inferred CDS: inserted 1 base in 1 codon): protein MEPFKPESELQQFYHRLLRPLSLFPSRLTRPESQKRLPQEVPMLPSLPISRLTVASVCRQVAKRLARCGMAERIPPEGRLRFTEVILDELKCSWQEPPIEPSLSHLNNQRLRKRVLVYVLLSCEHLFLRYLHLLKTMSTSSYVFTESATLTRLAASLARDCSVFLTNPEVYRGLLADFRALLKAEQAHGNMYKLRPFGPPGAFKTRAPPPPRPHSVRFARVPSSNLNLNYLIQFSRSPEFVSERGPDPMKELESIPQLKKGRLFSWLPSMQKKRDSFTSSQVVPLPKYLVAVTSRSPPLVSYIPLYSQLQKGQSMPSLREGWKLADELGLPPPIPRPLTPVVLFAESKPELVGDMVAEDLKQIMKNMKLEWTCYSTMDSGIPPLLGALTHHPARAHHMEELQRLLNEEEEASGQWGPHPSKSPPLHPQPVTVTVKLRNQLVVQAAAVQVSERKFLDSFQVEGTEVLYNHLAGELEPKLIEKMDIDHFVGNSIREVYKELMSRVSTDHFSFDQGPLIEPSANKDCPVFLFSAFLCQEKQYCVINPKLAGLYSQRANTSQSNPYRTPSFTSVQANKAQNGLSNKTLGMNWWKPTVSMDDYFKYLTDQETDFLHVIFQTYEEEVPVEIVTPVRESLKIQHPPPLLEDEEPDFVPGEWDWNIVLGYTLETKSTNLLGEPYKILSLQKRLERLWSMLEVPAKDRLDLAIKYSSNARLRQLPSLVSAWEQALKSIQLREILLRKLEWFEQEASDPNRFFQKTGMGLSCFLEENKIRNHLHKKLSLMEAPLVSLLEKVELIFGEPVTFKGRRYLNKMKHDKVEMLYWLQQRRRVHHLVRARKASHQSAMLKRLSSPPLVAPESSXHAECPQIPPSPSNIQQLTQTS, encoded by the exons ATGGAGCCCTTTAAACCCGAATCTGAGCTTCAGCAGTTTTACCACCGGTTGCTGCGTCCGCTGTCGCTCTTCCCCAGCAGGCTGACGCGCCCAGAGTCGCAGAAGCGCCTCCCGCAGGAAGTTCCGATGCTACCGTCCCTGCCCATCTCGCGGCTGACGGTTGCCTCAGTGTGCCGCCAGGTGGCCAAGCGGCTGGCTAGGTGCGGGATGGCGGAGCGGATACCGCCTGAGGGCCGACTCCGTTTCACAGAGGTCATCCTGGACGAGCTAAAATGCAGCTGGCAGGAGCCTCCCATCGAACCTAGTCTGAGCCACTTAAATAACCAGAGGCTGCGAAAACGAGTCCTGGTTTACGTGCTGCTCAGCTGCGAGCACCTCTTCTTACGCTACCTACACCTGCTGAAGACCATGTCGACCTCCTCATATGTCTTTACTGAATCAGCCACGCTCACCCGATTGGCTGCCAGCCTCGCCAGGGACTGCTCAGTCTTCCTCACCAACCCCGAGGTCTACCGTGGCCTGCTCGCTGACTTTCGCGCCCTGCTAAAAGCAGAGCAGGCCCACGGTAACATGTACAAGCTGCGCCCCTTCGGCCCCCCTGGGGCTTTCAAGACACGGGCGCCACCCCCTCCACGGCCTCACAGCGTCCGTTTCGCCCGAGTGCCAAGCAGCAACCTCAACCTGAACTATCTCATACAATTCAGCCGCTCGCCAGAGTTTGTCAGTGAGCGTGGGCCCGATCCAATGAAGGAATTGGAGTCCATCCCCCAGCTGAAGAAGGGAAGACTTTTCTCCTGGCTGCCCTCCATGCAAAAGAAGAGAGATAGTTTCACTTCCTCACAGGTTGTGCCACTGCCCAAATACTTGGTGGCTGTCACCAGCAGGTCTCCTCCCCTCGTTTCCTATATACCTCTCTACTCCCAACTCCAGAAGGGCCAGTCCATGCCCTCTCTGCGTGAGGGCTGGAAGCTAGCAGATGAATTGGGCCTTCCTCCACCCATCCCTCGTCCCTTAACCCCAGTGGTCCTGTTTGCAGAGAGCAAACCAGAGCTGGTAGGAGACATGGTGGCTGAGGACCTGAAGCAGATAATGAAGAACATGAAATTGGAGTGGACTTGCTACTCAACAATGGACTCAGGTATTCCCCCACTCCTGGGGGCCCTGACCCACCACCCAGCTAGAGCACATCACATGGAAGAACTGCAGAGACTGTTGAATGAGGAAGAAGAAGCCTCTGGGCAGTGGGGTCCCCACCCCTCCAAATCCCCTCCACTTCACCCACAGCCAGTGACAGTTACAGTGAAGCTAAGAAATCAGCTTGTGGTCCAGGCAGCTGCTGTACAGGTTTCTGAGAGAAAGTTTTTGGATTCCTTCCAAGTTGAAGGGACTGAAGTTCTATACAACCACCTGGCTGGTGAACTGGAACCCAAACTTATTGAGAAAATGGATATTGATCACTTTGTTGGTAATAGCATCAGGGAGGTCTACAAGGAGTTGATGAGTCGTGTCTCTACTGACCACTTCTCTTTTGACCAGGGACCTCTGATTGAGCCTTCAGCCAATAAAGACTGCCCAGTGTTCCTGTTCTCAGCCTTTCTGTGTCAAGAAAAACAGTATTGTGTCATCAACCCCAAGCTGGCTGGTCTTTATTCCCAGAGAGCAAACACTTCACAGTCCAACCCTTATAGAACACCGTCTTTCACATCAGTCCAAGCAAACAAAGCCCAGAACGGGTTGTCAAACAAGACCTTGGGTATGAATTGGTGGAAACCCACTGTGTCCATGGATGACTATTTCAAGTACCTCACCGACCAGGAGACAGATTTCCTCCATGTCATCTTCCAAACATATGAAGAAGAGGTTCCTGTGGAGATTGTAACCCCTGTCAGAGAGTCCCTAAAAATTCAGCACCCACCTCCATTACTAGAAGATGAAGAGCCAGACTTCGTGCCAGGAGAGTGGGATTGGAACATTGTGCTGGGGTACACTCTAGAAACTAAGAGTACCAACCTCCTGGGAGAACCTTACAAAATCTTGAGCCTGCAGAAGCGTCTGGAGCGGTTGTGGTCCATGCTTGAGGTTCCTGCCAAGGACCGGCTGGACCTGGCCATCAAATACAGCTCTAATGCCCGTTTGAGGCAGCTGCCTTCATTGGTAAGTGCCTGGGAGCAGGCCCTGAAGTCCATTCAGCTGCGGGAGATACTGCTGCGGAAACTGgagtggtttgagcaagaggcCTCGGACCCCAACCGTTTCTTCCAGAAGACTGGCATGGGTTTGAGTTGTTTCCTGGAGGAGAATAAGATTCGTAACCATCTACACAAAAAGCTCAGTCTAATGGAGGCTCCTTTGGTTTCACTCTTGGAGAAGGTTGAGTTAATCTttggtgagccagtgaccttcaagGGGCGGCGCTACCTAAACAAGATGAAGCATGATAAAGTGGAGATGCTCTATTGGCTGCAGCAGCGGAGGCGGGTGCACCACCTGGTTCGGGCTCGGAAGGCCTCCCACCAGTCAGCCATGTTAAAGAGGCTCAGCAGCCCGCCTTTAGTAGCCCCTGAGAGTT CCCATGCCGAGTGCCCTCAaatccctccctcaccctccaaCATCCAGCAGCTCACCCAGACCTCTTGA